DNA from Sulfurimonas xiamenensis:
TTAAGGAGTGCAGCATCTCCAAATCTTTATTAACGGCTCTTCCGCTTGTAGTGAGGTAGTTTCCTACAACAATAGAGTTTGCTCCATAAGAAAAAATTTCACTCTGTCTATCTTTAAACATCAGCTCACGACCGCCTGCAACCATAATCCTGTCTGCATCCACAATCATATCTCTTGTTAGCTGTATAAGTTTTAATGCTTCATCTGTCGTAAGCGGATTTGGGTTTAATTCTAAAGCTTCATTATGATGGTAGAAGTTTACAGGAACCGATGCCGGATTCAGTGATTTTAACGCTTTTAGCATTGAGATTCTATCTTTATGGCTCTCGCCCAGACCGAAAATACCACCGCTTATAAGAACTAAACCGGCTTTGTTTATATTTTGGCAAGTCTCATATCTCTCATCCCAGGAGTGTGTTGTACAGATTTGAGGATAGAACTCTTTTGAAGTCTCCAGATTATGATTATAGGCTTTTATGCCCGCTTCTTTAAGAATTAACAGCTGTTCTAGAGTTGCTGTTCCATTACATGCGATAAGTCTGAGCTGCGGAAGCTCTTTTGTTAAAATTTTAGCGATGGAACAGACAAACTCAAGAGTTTTACTGCTTAGTCCTTTTTCTGAGGTAACAAGACAAAAACCCAATGCCCCATTTGCATATGCGGCTTTTGCCTCTTGTAAAATCAGCTCCATGTTTTTTTGTTTATAGCGTTCTATATCTGCTTTATAGCGAACGCTTTGAGAACAAAATTTGCAATCCTCATTGCATGTACCGCTGTTTATATTGCAAATGGAACATAAAAATATTTTTTTACTCATTGCTCTCTCTTATATACTTAAAATTCTCTTTTTTTATCTCTTTTTTCTTCTCTTTTGTATATCTCGTTACTATAAATTCACTCTCTTTTATCTCCAGCATTGCCCACTCAGAAAGAGGTTTGTTTCTAGCACAAACCTCTCCGGGGTTTAAAAAGAGCGTATTGTTTGTAAACTCAAAAGCGGCTTTATGCGTGTGGCCAAATATAACAACATCCGCATCGGGCGACATATAAAAAGGGATATGCATAAGTTTAAACTTTGTATCTGCAACTTTAAAGTAGTACGGCTCTTGAACCAGATTAAATCTATTGTGAAAGCTTACCAAATGTGCATCATTATTTCCGTAAACAGCTATATATTTAAGACCGCTGTTATGAAGAAGTTCAAGAGTTTCAACTTCAACTATATCACCGGCATGAACTATAAATTCTGCACCCTCTTTTACTAAAGTATCAATTGCCCGCTGAGCTTTTTTAATTTTAGTGTGGGTATCAGATATAATGCCTATTTTCATGATTCTGCTTACTCTATCTCTTCTGCCGGTGTTCTTTTTTTACACTTGATACACTCGTAAACTTCTTTGCCTCTGTAAACTCTTTTTGCCAAAGCGCCGTCACATCCATCTTCTTTGCATTTTATGGTTGTCGGTTCAAATTTAGAGATAAATTTACAATCAGGGTAGTTTTCACATCCCCAAAAAGGGCCGCGTCTAGAGTTCTTAAGGCTTAGTTTGCCGCCGCACTCCGGACATGGAGTTTCGCTTACTTTTTCTTCAACGCTTATGCTTTTTGTGTTTTTACATTCAGGATAACCGCTGCATGCTAAAAACGGACCGTTTCTTCCGCTTTTTACAACCATCTCTTTGCCGCATTTATCACATATTTCATTGCTTGATTCTGACTCTTTTTTCTCTTTATCCTCTTTTTCGCTTTCAACCTGTTCGGTATATTTACACTTTGGAAAGCCGCTGCATGCGATAAACTCTCCAAATCTTCCAGAGCGAAGCAGCAGCTCCTCTCCGCATTTAGGACAAGCTCTTCCGAGAGGTTTGGCAACTTTTAGCGAGACTATCTTATCTTTGCCCTCTTTTACTTTTTCGATAAAAGGAAAGTAGAAGTCGCTTAAAAGCTTTTGCCAATCATTTTCTCCCTCTGCTACTTTATCAAGCTCCTCTTCCATGTCTGCCGTAAAAGAGACATCTACTATATCTGCAAAGTTTTTTTCCAAAATATCTGTTACGGTAAAAGCCATCTCTGTGGGGATAATCTGCTTTTTTTCGATAGTTACATAGGTTCTGTTGCTAAGAGTTGCAATAGTAGGCGCATAAGTTGATGGGCGTCCGATTCCTTCGCTCTCTAGTTTTTTGATAAGCGCAGCTTCCGAGTAGCGAGCAGGAGGCTCTGTAAAGTGCTGCTCAGGCTTAATGCTTTGCAGCTGTGCAGCGTCTCCCTCTTTGAGAGCCGGTAAAAGCTTATCCTTGTCCTCTGTTCCTAAAAGTGCATAAAAACCATCAAAGATAAGTTTTCTTCCGCTTGCTCTGTACTCATTCTCTTTGCCGCTAAAGATAATGCTCTGCTGTTCAAAAACAGCATCATTCATTTGACATGCCATAAATCTTTCATAAATCAGACGGTAGAGTTTAATCTCATCGGGCTTTAAAAAGCTCTGTGCAGCTTCGGGGGTAAACTCGAGCATAGTAGGGCGAATGGCTTCGTGAGCCTCTTGTGCGCCTTTTGCTTTTTTAGTGTAAACCTTTGGAGTTTTTGGCAGATACTTTTCTCCAAATCTGCTTTTAATTACATCACGAACCGCACTCACTGCTTCAGATGCCAGGTTAAGTGAATCGGTTCTCATATAGGTAATAACACCTGAAGTTCCATCTGGAGTTTTAACACCTTCATAAAGAGCTTGAGCGACCATCATTGTTTTTTTCGGAGTAAATCCGAGTTTGCTTGAAGCAACTTGTTGAAGAGTTGAGGTCATAAATGGCGGAGGAGTCGAACTTTTTCTCTCTTTTGTTTCTATTTTAGAGATTACAAAAGAGTCATTCTTTACACTTTTTACGATAGCATCTGCTCTCTCTTTGTTTGTTATTGATAGTTTTGAGAGCTTTTCTTCATTGTGTGATATAAGATTTGCTTCTATATCTTTTTTAAACAGAGTATCAATTGTCCAGTACTCTTGAGGAACAAAAGCTTTAATCTCTCTTTCGCGGTCAACCACAATCTTAAGTGCTGAGGATTGAACACGACCTGCCGAGAGACCTTTTTGGATTTTGGAACTTAAAAGAGGAGAGAGTTTGTAACCGACCACACGGTCAAGCAGACGGCGCGCCTGCTGTGCATTTACCATATTCATATCAATTTTTCTTGCATTTTGAAGCGCATTGTTGATTGCAGTTTTTGTTATCTCATGAAATACTATTCTAGGAAGTTCTTCGGGGTCCTTTTTTATAGCATGCGCTATATGCCATCCAATAGCTTCTCCCTCGCGGTCCTCATCGGTTGCGATATATATCGTATCACTTTTTTTGGCTAAATCTTTTATCTGTTTTACGGTAGGCATATTCTCTTTTGCAACACTGTAAGCCGGTATAAGATTGTTCTCTTCATCTACGGTAATCCCAAAACGAGACTTTGGAAGATCTCGTATATGACCCTTAGATGCAATAACCTCATAATCTTTGCCTAAAAAGTTTTTTATGGTTTTAGCTTTAGCTGGTGATTCGACAATAATTAAGTTCAATAGTTTTCCTATGCGCTATACATTATATATAGTATTGTGTATTTTAAGTTTGGAAGTTTAGCAAAAAAAGTATAAATAGTGGAAATAAACTCAAAGAGCAGAGAAACTCTTAAGCAAAAAAGTTAAATATCTATTTATAATTTCTTTTTTGAAATCCCAAAATTAAGGCTTCTAATGGTGTATTCGCTTACAACCGCGCCTTTTCTCATAGTAAGTATATGCTCAAGCGCATCAGCTATATCCAGAGTGAGCAGTCTCTCATTCTCTTGAGTGCTGGTCTCAAATCTAAGCTCACTGTAAAAGTTACTTTGAGTCATATCCGGATTTATATTTGTAACACTTAGAGCGCTTTTTCTCGTCTCCTCAAAAAGAGCATCCCCAAATGCTTTTAGCCCGCTTTTTGTGGCACTGTAGAGCGCTGCAAATTTTGAAGAGCGAAGTGCTTCTATGGAGTTGATGTTTATAAGATAGCCGCTGTTTTTTTTCAAATCACGAAGCAGGGCATTTGTAAGGAGCATAGGCGCGGTAAGATTTAGAAAAACCATATCCGTAATGGTTGTGGGGTTTAACTCTTCATGTGGTTCAAACCTCCCAAATCCAGCACAGTTTACCAGTATGGATATATTCTCTTTTGAGAGTTTTTCGCAAATTTGAATTGTTGCAGCCTCATTTGATAAATCTGCTTGAAGAGGAGTGAAATATTCATTTTTAAAATCCTCTTTTTTTATATTTCTGCTTATCCCGATGACTCTGTATCCCAGATGCAGCAATCTTTGTGTTATCTCTTTTCCGATGCCGCTGCTTGCTCCCGTTACAACAACTTTTTTCAAGCTTTCTCCTCTTTAATGATTTTATCGATTATGTCAAAAATCAATTTTTTTGTACCCTCTTTTGTAACTCTGTTTGGCTCAAAATGATCACTTACCACTTTGTAGATATAACGATTTTTTATCTCTTTTGTAGCCGTATAAAAGCCAAATGACTCCATATCCGCTATATCGCAGATATTTTCACTTACTTCTATCTCTTTGCATGTAATAGTATGCGAGATATTTTCATCAAACATATACTTTTTCTCTTTATATACAATGGAGCCTATCTCTAAAAGTTCGCCTATTTTATAGCGTTTGTCCGCACCGCAGATCCCGATATTTATAAAAGTGTCATTATTCGCAGGGGCAAATTTTTCTATAAGTGTTCTTACAGCATTTTTTGTATTTTCAATACCGATTCCACTTACAATAACCTTTAAATTTTCACCGCTAAAAAGTGTGAAATTATCACACTTTGTTTTGCTTAAACGGTATTTATCGACAAATGCCTGTGCTTCAGGTTTTAGCGCGGTTACAATATACAACATGCAATATTGTATCAAAATTTTGCTATTTTAATTTTTTTAGATATAATTCCGTTGCTTCTCTTTAGACCTGTGCAATAGTGTTTTGAGATACTGTGTCAGGGTAGGAATACAGCAGCACACCTTGATTCATTATGTGCCGCAGGTATCTGGGGGGAAGTACTTCAAGCAGACTCCCCAAACTTAACTTTATTTCGCTTTGTAATATTTAAAACTATTTATCGTCTCTGTATTTGGAAATTCCGCATGCCTGATTCAATTTTGGCGGATTGTTTTTTAAATAGTTTAAATCTTCGAGAGTCTGTTTTAAAACTCTTTTTTGTTGCAGCAGCGGCAGCATACGATTGTCTTTCTCATTCATAGGCAGACTCATGTCGGCAAGTATGGCTTCAACCTCTTTGTCTAAATCGTTTAAAGCGTTTGTGATATGTTTTATAGAATTCATAACAGTATCATAACAAAATTTAAAAATATTTGGGTATAATTTCGCTCTCAAAGTACATTTCGTGCTGCAAGAGAATTTTACAAAGGAGTTATCGATGCCAAAGATGAAATCGGTTAAAGGCGCAGTAAAGCGTTTTAAAGTTAAGAAAAATGGCACAATCAAGCGTGGAACAGCGTTTCGCAGCCATATCTTAACAAAACAAGATGCTGATACTCGCCGTAAGCAAAACTCGCCAAAAGTTGTTGCTAAAGTAGATGAGAAAAATATTAAGGCTATGATTAACTAATAACGGTTGATTATTAAATCTCCAGAATTATAATCTGGGCAAGACCACCTAAGATGTGGCACCTTGAACACAAGATAGTGTCTGGGTAAAGAAAAAAAGGAATTAAAATGCCAAGAGTAAAAACAGGTGTTGTTCGTAGAAGAAGACACAAAAAAATATTAAAACTTGCAAAAGGTTTTTATAGCGGTCGTCGTAAACACTTCCGTAAAGCAAAAGAGCAGTTAGAGCGCTCAATGATGTATTCATTCCGTGACCGCAAGCAGAAAAAGCGTGATTTCCGTAAACTATGGATTATCCGTATCAATGCAGCATGTCGTCTTAACGGTATGAATTATTCATCATTTATGAATGGTATCAAAAAATCTGGCATCGAGCTTGATCGTAAAATTCTTGCTGATATGGCTATGAATGACGCAGCAGCATTTAGTGCAGTTGTAGAGTCAGCAAAGTCAGCATTAAACAAATAAGTTTGAAAGTGTAACTTTTGTTACACTTCATTCTTCCTCTTTATCAATTTTATCAAAATCAGAAATATTGCGTAACCACTCTTTAATCTTTTTCTCATAACCTATATCTTTTAATTTAACAAAATTAAGTGCTCGAGAGAGATATTTTTGTTTTACATATCCGCCAAAGTCATGAGGATAGAGATACCCCTCATTTTGCTGAGTTATATTTTTTGGAATATCCAAAATCACCCCGTTTTTTACAGCATTTAGCGCTTCATTTATCGCCAAATAAGCGGAGTTTGATTTTGGTGAAGATGCCAGATAGATAACGCATTGCGCCAATATTATTCTTGCTTCGGGATAGCCTATCTTTGAGACGCTTGTCATGGCAGAAGTAGCAAGAGTGAGTGCTTGGGGATTTGCATTTCCTATATCTTCGCTTGCAAGTATTACAAGGCGTCTTGCAATAAAATCGGCACTCTCTCCCCCTTCAATTAAGCGAGCCAGATAGTAGATGGCGGCATTCATGTCTGAACCTCTTATCGACTTAATCATCGCACTTGCGAGGTCATAGTGCACACCAGCTTCACTGCTTCCGGCACTCAGCGCATTTGGTCGGAGAGATTTTAAGATACCCAGTGTTATATGCGAGTCTATATTTGAAGCAAATTCCAGAAGTTTTAACATCGCTCTTGCATCGCCGCCGCTGCTTTTTACCAAGTACTCCGCCGCATCTTCGTCGCATAGTAGAGAAGCGCCTGAGATTGCTTTTTGCAGCAGTTCCTCAAGTGCTTTGTTGGTTATATGGTAGAGTTCAAAGAGCATTGAACGGGAGCGGATTGCAGAGGTAAGCGAAAAGAATGGATTTTCTGTAGAAGCACCGATAATCAAAACAGAGTTATTCTCCATAACCGGAAGCAGAACTTCCTGCTGATTTTTGGCTAAGCGGTGCACTTCGTCTATAAAAAGAAGAGGTTTTTGCAGCGTGTTTTTATACTGCTCGAAAATCTTTCTTAACTGCTCGATTTTTATGCTTGTTGCATTAAATTCATAGAATGGAAGCTCCATTTTTTTGGCAATAATTCTTGCAATAGAGGTTTTTCCGCATCCTGCAGGTCCAAAAAAGAAGCTGTGTCCAAGAACATTTTTTTCACACAGTACTCTTAAAGGCGCATTTTTAGCGCTTAAGTGCTCCTGACCGACTATATCATCGAAAAATTGCGGGCGTAAAAGATGCGTAAAATCAGCCAATTTTATCTCTTCTTTTGAGCGGGTTTATTCTCTTTAAAAGTTGTTTTTTTTTCACTTTTGAAACTTCTCTTTTCGTTATTCTCTTTTAGTGCTGATTTTTTCTCATCTTTTAGAAATTTTGCTAAAGCGGAGTATTCGCTGCGGCTTAAAAATCGTACTTTGCCTTCAGGGAGATTGTTGAGTTCAATCTCTGCAAAACTGATTCTTTTAAGATCGACTATTTCTGCTCCAAAGTGTGCAAAAAATCTTCTGAGTTCACGGTTTTTTCCCTCACTGAGTGCCACTTTTAAAATGGAGTAGTTCGGCTGATTTTTTTGGACTTTATAGCCTATAAAAGGTTTGAACTCCATCTCTTTTATTTTTGAGTGGGAGTGACCGCCCGCAGATGCATCATCAAGTGTCATTCCCTTAAGCATAGCATCTTCCATATCCGGAGTCACTTCGCCTTTTATCTTAATCTTGTAGATCCTCTCCAGATTTGACTCCATAAGAGCAGATGCAACCCTTGAGGCATCGGTTAGAAGCAGTAAACCCTCAGATGCATAATCAAGTCTTCCTACGGGGACATAATGTTTATACTCTTTGCTTAAAGTGTCATATATGGTTCTTCTGCCTTTAGGGTCGCTCTTTGTTACAAGTTCACCTTTGGGTTTGTTGTAAACAATAACAGTATATTTGTCTCTTGGGCTGACCTGTTTGCCGCTTATATAAACGATATTGACACCTTCTTGGATTTGGGTTGCAGGGTTGGTTTGAATCTCTCCGTCAACTCTGACATAACCGTCTTGTATTGCTTTGTCGGCTTCTCTTCTTGAGTAGCTTGAGTGGTGTGCGATGTATTTGTTTAATCTCACGATATACCTTTTTCTATCAAAGTATGGATATGAAGCACGCCAGTTACTTTCTTCTCTTTATCTGTTACAACTAAAAGCTGTATCTTCATCTCTTCTATTATTACAAGTGCTTCGCTTGCAAGCATATTTTCATTATCTATTGCTTTTGGATTGAGGGTGGCATATTTTAAAACATTGTCTTCGAGTGAAAAGTTATTACTCATCAATGCTCTTCGAATATCGCCGTCACTTACAAGAGCTAAAAGTCTGCCAAGCTCATCTGTAATCAAAACCGTTCCGATTCTGCCCTCGCTAATCTTTACAATCGCATCTTTTACTTTTGTATCTGCACTGATGATTGGCAGATCTTTTGTTCGCATAAGGTCTTTGACTTTTACAAACAGCTGTTTTCCCAAAGCTCCGCCGGGGTGAAAAGAAGCAAAATCACTTTTTTTAAAATCTCTTGCTTTCATAAGACAAACTGCAAGAGCATCGCCGAGTGCGAGAGTAAGCGTTGTTGAACTTGTAGGCGCTATATTTAAGGGACATGCCTCTTTTTCCACTACAACATCTATAACCAAATCGCTGTATTTGCCAAGTGTAGAATTTCTGTCTCTTGTCATGCCTATAAGCGGAGTGTCAAATCTTTTGATGTGCGGAAGTATGGAGCTTAACTCCTCACTTTCGCCGCTGTAACTGATGGCGATAACAACATCATTTTGACTTATCATTCCCAAATCACCGTGAAGCGCTTCTGTGGGGTGCAGAAAAAAGCTCGGAGTTCCTGTAGAAGCAAAGGTTGCAGCCATTTTTGCTCCGATAAGTCCCGATTTGCCAACTCCCGTGACAATAAGTTTGCCCTTGCATGCAAGGATAACTTCAACTGCTTTGTCAAAAACATCATCTATGTTTTGAGCGCTGTTTAAGAGCGTTTGGGCTTCAATTTGTAAAGTTTCTTGTGCTATTTGTTTGTAATTCATAATGCAATTATACCCTTTTTGGGTATAAATTGCATGAGAGATTTAGTTAATGTCAGGCTTTGGAGTTTTAGAAGTTGAAACCGGTAGTTGAGGTAGAACTACATCAGCTTTTCTGCCGTCAAGTGCTTTTAAGAACTCTTCGATTGAAGCAGCCTCTTTGTCATTGATAGAAGCACCAAGCTGGATACGCCCCATCTCGATGATAGCATCTTTTAAATCCCAAATTTGACCATTGTGATAGTATGGAGCAGTTTGCGTGATATTTCTGAGAGTAGGCACTTTTACCATACCGTTTGCATCACCTTTAAAGTCACCAACATTTTGGTATTTATACTCTCCTGTAATATTAAAAGCATTCATTTCACCGCCAAGAGCGATACCGTTGTGACATGTAGCACACCCTTTGTCTATAAATGTTTTAAGACCATCTTTCTGAGCTTTTGTCAGAGCATTTTCATCTCCGTTTAAGTAGTCATCAAATGCAGAAGGGGTAACAAGTGTTCTCTCAAAAGTTGCGATTGTATCAGCTACTTTTTCAAATGTTATTTTTACATCTTTGCCATACGCGCCTTTAAACTCTGCCACATATTCAGGCATTGAAGCAACTACCGCTTCGACATGTTCCGGCAGTGCAGCCATCTCTGGAGCAGCCTGCATAGGACCTTGAGCCTGTGCCTCTAGGTGAGGATCGCGTCCATCCCAAAACTGAGAGCTAAAAAAGACAGAGTTGTAAACAGTCGGTGAATTTAAATGGTGCGGATTTGCTGTCCATTTGTGACCTATTGCAGCAGGGATTCCATCATCTCCGCCTTCGCTGAGGTTATGACAGCTGTTGCAGCTTATAAAACCGCTTTTTGAGAGTCTAGGATCAAAATATAGTTTTTTTCCAAGTTCAATTTTTTCAGCTGTTATAGGATTTTTTGGATTGTCAGTTAACTTTAAGAGCTCTTGTTTGTCAGTAGGAATGGGTATTAGACCAGCATTTTTTGCATCAGTCATCAAGCTAGAAGCTAAGAGTGATGAAGCCGTGAAAGCTAAAGTCAAAATAGTTTTAGTATACATAATATGTCCTTTTTAAAAATTGTCACAAATCTTACTTTCTTTTAACTTAATGCAATATTATTTATTTGCACTTTATGTAGCATATCCAAATAAACTTATTTTATTTATTAGAGATAAGTTATAATAGTCACAAAAACTTTACTGGGGGAACAAAATGAGAGATAAATTAGGAAAATATGTAAGCAGTATAAACACATTGAAGATGGAAGAGAGAGTGATGTATTTCAATACGCTTATTTTAGCAGAAGAGGGTGCCGGTAAAACCAATCTCGCATGTAGAATAAGAAACTATATCATTGATAGCAATGTCGCAACTCTCTATCTTGATTTTTCCAACTCTGATATAGATGATATAGAATTAAGATATAAAGATGAGTATTTTAACTATATACGATTTGATGAAAGCGATGCATTTTTAGAAGAGTTCAATAAGCTTATAGATGAAAAAAAACATATATATATGGCAGTTGATCCGGCTTACTTTTCAAATAAAAGAGATATAAAAAGCAAGTTGACTGAAACGCTTCAAATACAAGGGCTTTTGGATAACTACTACTACTTTTTTCATGATATTGAAAATTTAAATGGTTTTTATACAAAATTTGAGGATTTTTTACTCTATATGCTTAACTTTTTAAATATGAAAAAGTATGGATTGACTTTCCTGGCACAGCCTCACTGCACTTTTGAAAATCCGCAAATAAAACTGCTCTTTACATTTCTTTATCTTGGAAAATGCTCTAATTTTGAGTATTTCAATACTGCAAATTTAAAAAAATTGCCAAAAAACAGATTTTTTTATCAGTATAGAACAGACTACCGTACTCTTTTATTTAATGATATAAAAAGCAATATAGTCGAAATAGATGAGTATATGATTGAAGAGTAATTATGCAAAAACTTTTTGATGAAGTGGCATCTCTGGACAGGAGATGCTATGAGGAATTTTTTTTAAGCGAAGATATATTGATGGAACATGCGGCAAGTGGCATGGCTGAGTATATTCGTAACAATTTTGCAAAAAATTCAAAAATTATTGTTGTATGCGGAAGCGGCAATAATGGAGCTGACGGGATTGCCCTTGCAAGGCTTTTGCATGGAGATTTTGACACTTCTCTTTTTTATGCAAAAGAGCCATCTTCAAAAATGGCGCTTCTACAGGCAAAGCGCGCGCAAAGCGTAGGAGTAAAAGAGTCTAAAGAGCTTAAAGATTGTGATGTTTTAGTAGATGCAATAGTCGGAACTGGTTTTAGCGGAGAGTTTAGCGAAGAGCTGAAAAATCTTATAAACAAAATGAACTCTTTAGTTGCTTTTAAAATTGCATGTGATGTTCCTTCTGGTTATAAATTTATTGCAGATGTGACTTTGACAATGGGTGCTTTAAAAAAGAGAATGTTTTTGGATGAGGTAAAAGAGAGCGTCGGGGAGATAAAAGTTTTAGATCTGGGCATCAGTAGAGATATATATGAAAAAGAGAGTAACTGGAGTGTGCTCGATTTGGATGATTTAAAACTCCCAAACAGAGTAAAAAAAGATTCTCACAAAGGCTCTTACGGTCATTTGGCGGTAGTCTCGGGAGAAATGTGCGGAGCCGGCATAATGAGTGCTCTCTCTGCTCTTAGATTTGGAAGCGGACTTGTAACGCTTGTCGGATTTGAAAAAATAGAGATACCTCACTGTTTGATGTATTCGCATAAACTGCCGAAAAATGCAACAGCTTTGGCGATAGGAATGGGACTGGGAGCTGAGTTTAGTACTTTGGAGCTGGAGAAGTTTCTGCATAACACACTGCCAGTTATCGCAGATGCGGATATTTTTTATATGCAGACAATTTTAGAAATTTTAAAAAGAGAAAGAGTAGTGCTTACTCCACATGCCAAAGAGTTTGTTTCACTCTTAAAAATAACTAATCTTGCAGATATAACAATACAAGAGGTACAAAAAAATCGTTTTAAATATGTTGAAGAATTTTGTAAAATGTTTCCAAATGTAACACTTCTTTTAAAAGGTGCAAATGTCATAATAGCAAAAGGGAGTGAGTTTTAT
Protein-coding regions in this window:
- a CDS encoding ATP-binding protein translates to MRDKLGKYVSSINTLKMEERVMYFNTLILAEEGAGKTNLACRIRNYIIDSNVATLYLDFSNSDIDDIELRYKDEYFNYIRFDESDAFLEEFNKLIDEKKHIYMAVDPAYFSNKRDIKSKLTETLQIQGLLDNYYYFFHDIENLNGFYTKFEDFLLYMLNFLNMKKYGLTFLAQPHCTFENPQIKLLFTFLYLGKCSNFEYFNTANLKKLPKNRFFYQYRTDYRTLLFNDIKSNIVEIDEYMIEE
- a CDS encoding NAD(P)H-hydrate dehydratase; the protein is MQKLFDEVASLDRRCYEEFFLSEDILMEHAASGMAEYIRNNFAKNSKIIVVCGSGNNGADGIALARLLHGDFDTSLFYAKEPSSKMALLQAKRAQSVGVKESKELKDCDVLVDAIVGTGFSGEFSEELKNLINKMNSLVAFKIACDVPSGYKFIADVTLTMGALKKRMFLDEVKESVGEIKVLDLGISRDIYEKESNWSVLDLDDLKLPNRVKKDSHKGSYGHLAVVSGEMCGAGIMSALSALRFGSGLVTLVGFEKIEIPHCLMYSHKLPKNATALAIGMGLGAEFSTLELEKFLHNTLPVIADADIFYMQTILEILKRERVVLTPHAKEFVSLLKITNLADITIQEVQKNRFKYVEEFCKMFPNVTLLLKGANVIIAKGSEFYINPHGTSALAKGGSGDVLSGLIGALLAQGYQPLDAAINASLAHTKTALNYRGADFSLTPDDLIDGICRL